The sequence below is a genomic window from Candidatus Poribacteria bacterium.
TTCCAAGCGGCGAGGTGACCAACGAGCGGCGGCACGTCCATCGCACGTAACTCATCTTCCGCAACAGAGAACGCCATAATCGGGCAGTCATCGGAGGTCAAGCCCTGATTAGCAAACTCTTTGTAGAAAGGCACATTGCTGTCGCCATTAATCGTGGACAACACACAAGCGTCGCCACCGGCGGCGAACTTCTTAATTTTTCCAACGATGGTCTGATAATCCTGATGGTGGAACGGCGTATACTCTTCGACGATATTCCCGTCCGGCACACCCTTCGTCTTCAGATAAGCCTTCAACACCTTGTTGGCTGTGCGCGGGAAAACATAGTCTGTCCCCAACAGATAGAACTTCTTGGCACCGATCTCGTCCATCATATACTCGGCAGCAGGGATCAGCTGCTGGTTCGGGGTCGCGGCGGTGTAGAAAACGTTGAGCGACTGCTCTTCACCTTCGTACTGCACCGGATAGAAAAGCAGAGAGTTATGTTCTTCAAAAACAGGGAGAACAGACTTTCGACTTACAGAAGTCCAACACCCGAAGACCACAGCAACCTCTTCCTTAACGATCAAATCTTTCGCTTTTTCAGCGAAAAGATCCCAGTCACTGGCGGGGTCAACGATAACAGGCTTAATCTGCTTCCCCATTACCCCACCGGCGGCATTAATCTCTTCGACCGCCATCAGCACAACATCCTTCAGCGAGGTCTCAGAGATCGCCATCGTTCCACTCAATGAATGTAGCACACCAATTTTCACTTCATGATGCCCAGCGTCTACCTCTTCAACGCCAAGCATTCCGACAGCTAAAATCAACAAACCTATCGCAAAAATACTGTACAATCGAAACATTTGATAATCTCCTTAAAAATTTATGGTTATCGGATCTTAAATTAATATGTAAAAAGTGATTCAAAAGCAATAATTGTCTCTTCAGCGTCAAGCCGCTGTTTGAATTCAGCGAGAAGTAACCAGTTATCCGTAGCACTATAAGAGGGACTAAACGTGAACTCCGTGGAGGTGCCTCCATAATCCGTGTCGATACCACTGAAACGGAGCGTTATACCAACCGGCGCGGAAATTATATCCGCCAGTGAAACATTTGC
It includes:
- the urtA gene encoding urea ABC transporter substrate-binding protein, which gives rise to MFRLYSIFAIGLLILAVGMLGVEEVDAGHHEVKIGVLHSLSGTMAISETSLKDVVLMAVEEINAAGGVMGKQIKPVIVDPASDWDLFAEKAKDLIVKEEVAVVFGCWTSVSRKSVLPVFEEHNSLLFYPVQYEGEEQSLNVFYTAATPNQQLIPAAEYMMDEIGAKKFYLLGTDYVFPRTANKVLKAYLKTKGVPDGNIVEEYTPFHHQDYQTIVGKIKKFAAGGDACVLSTINGDSNVPFYKEFANQGLTSDDCPIMAFSVAEDELRAMDVPPLVGHLAAWNYFQSINTSENKMFVKNFKAFCERKGLPGGSKRVTDDPIEAAYFGVYVWKAAVEKAGSFDVDKVRETVYGLEFDAPGGKKMMHANNQHTLKPVYIGEIKKNGQFKIIYKSDGLVSPDSYSSYLHPEGNYPAPTGGPKEKVGM